A genomic segment from Candidatus Zixiibacteriota bacterium encodes:
- a CDS encoding AAA family ATPase — protein sequence MKIGKFDIELAKKDFAERAEKFEALKAAVDKLEDKIDDAEIAAVVARRTGIPVAKMLTAEKDRLINMESFLKRKIVGQEKAIIAISNAIRKSRAGLKAKNKPVGSFLFLGPTGTGKTHLPKLLAEFLFDDKNAMVRLDMSEYMEKHSVAKMIGAPPGYVGYEEGGVLTEAVRRKPFSIVLFDEVEKAHPDVFNLLLQLLDDGRLTDGQSRTVDFSNTLVVLTSNYAADKILEADREGREVDMEEVRGFLFSKFRPEFLNRLNDIIVYHSFTQDQVEVIAGLEFNNLTDLLKDLDIKAELTPEARHKLAEDGYTPELGARPIQRIIEKDIINRLSVDIITGAVSPGDNILVEVKDGGYVFTKKETS from the coding sequence ATGAAGATCGGAAAGTTTGATATAGAGCTGGCGAAAAAGGATTTTGCCGAGCGGGCCGAGAAGTTTGAAGCGCTGAAGGCGGCGGTTGACAAGCTTGAGGACAAGATTGATGACGCCGAGATAGCGGCGGTGGTTGCCCGCAGGACAGGGATTCCGGTGGCAAAGATGTTGACGGCGGAGAAAGACCGTCTGATCAACATGGAATCATTCCTGAAAAGGAAGATAGTCGGCCAGGAGAAGGCGATTATCGCGATATCGAACGCCATAAGAAAATCACGCGCGGGTCTGAAGGCCAAAAACAAGCCGGTTGGTTCATTTTTGTTTTTGGGTCCGACGGGAACGGGCAAGACGCATTTGCCGAAGCTTCTGGCGGAGTTTTTGTTCGATGACAAGAATGCCATGGTCCGGCTGGATATGTCGGAGTATATGGAGAAGCATTCGGTGGCCAAGATGATTGGCGCTCCGCCCGGGTATGTCGGTTATGAGGAGGGCGGGGTGTTGACCGAGGCGGTCAGACGCAAGCCGTTCTCTATTGTTTTGTTTGACGAGGTCGAGAAGGCGCATCCCGATGTGTTTAATCTGCTGCTTCAGTTGCTCGATGATGGCCGTTTGACGGACGGTCAGAGCCGTACGGTGGATTTTTCGAATACGCTGGTAGTGTTGACCTCGAATTACGCCGCTGACAAGATTCTCGAGGCGGACCGTGAGGGGCGTGAGGTTGATATGGAGGAAGTGCGCGGCTTTTTGTTCAGCAAGTTCCGTCCGGAGTTTCTAAACCGGTTAAATGATATTATCGTGTATCATTCGTTTACCCAGGATCAGGTGGAAGTGATTGCCGGGCTGGAATTCAACAACCTGACAGATCTGTTGAAGGACCTGGATATCAAGGCTGAACTTACGCCTGAGGCGCGGCACAAGCTCGCCGAGGATGGATATACGCCGGAGCTTGGGGCAAGGCCGATTCAGCGGATAATAGAGAAGGATATTATAAACCGTTTATCGGTTGATATAATCACAGGGGCGGTATCTCCGGGTGATAATATTTTGGTTGAAGTAAAGGACGGAGGTTACGTCTTTACTAAAAAGGAAACAAGTTAA
- a CDS encoding type VI secretion system contractile sheath small subunit, translating into MAKFILGATERVKKDDSVPVELLPSNKLLYAAKLNNDEDSDVTPVRCNNLKEVFEKFRPSFEAELEDPDGQSINAHFEVKSMKDFTSKELIENNDALRQTYYSKEMLADLDKQLKKNNALKKTLDDKEKKEALLKVARYYIDLLSE; encoded by the coding sequence ATGGCCAAATTCATACTTGGTGCAACCGAGCGGGTCAAGAAAGATGATTCGGTACCGGTTGAGTTGCTGCCGTCCAACAAGCTGCTGTACGCGGCGAAGTTGAACAATGACGAGGACAGCGACGTGACACCGGTCAGGTGCAACAACCTCAAGGAGGTGTTCGAGAAGTTCCGGCCTTCGTTCGAGGCGGAGCTGGAGGATCCGGATGGTCAGTCGATCAACGCGCATTTTGAGGTGAAGTCGATGAAGGACTTCACATCGAAGGAGTTGATCGAGAACAATGACGCGCTTCGTCAGACCTATTACAGCAAGGAGATGCTTGCCGATCTGGACAAGCAGTTGAAGAAGAACAACGCGCTCAAGAAGACTCTGGATGACAAGGAAAAGAAAGAGGCACTGTTGAAGGTGGCGCGTTACTACATAGACCTTCTCAGCGAGTAG
- a CDS encoding GPW/gp25 family protein, whose amino-acid sequence MDYLVIPFALRDGYLGRGTMQESITYSVGLLLSTRQGAMHFDPEYGCDIWNKEYSDLYAANKADIRASLRNAINVYEERLYNVSVSFVSVEDSAPHSLGLAVRVTGNYKEGNEEKKFDASFVLG is encoded by the coding sequence ATGGATTATCTGGTGATACCTTTTGCGCTGAGAGACGGTTACCTCGGGAGAGGGACGATGCAGGAATCGATCACTTACTCGGTGGGGCTTCTGTTGAGCACTCGCCAGGGGGCGATGCATTTTGATCCCGAGTACGGTTGTGATATCTGGAACAAGGAGTACTCGGATTTGTACGCCGCCAACAAAGCCGACATCCGCGCCAGTCTGCGCAACGCCATCAACGTATACGAAGAGAGATTGTACAATGTGTCGGTTTCGTTTGTGAGTGTGGAGGATAGTGCGCCGCATTCGCTGGGGCTGGCGGTGAGGGTTACGGGCAATTACAAGGAAGGCAACGAGGAAAAGAAGTTTGACGCCAGTTTCGTGCTGGGTTGA
- a CDS encoding phage baseplate assembly protein V — MAKIQTPCVCTIKIDNKELKHNVSSVQLDQYVDDHHELKIQIKQVGKAARDQDFDDPGNYTGFLGKSVAMTITPTGGQVEQSRELEFIGLVTEVRLENSIDGLNTVLIVGKSPTITMDGAPQVAYFQDQSASDMIGSIVSNYPITRGTVESTGSSIKYSVQYRETDWKYIARLAEAAGRYSYYDGKEYMLRKATGGKVEDLNWRETLGAFSLGLGTAPSQFTSKSWEYGQKTALEGQVDSGVLRSAPSDMAKVSIDASKKMFSKAGYISTEKSTDQASVDSTLGGNVESQVGRMVACTGESIVPAVKVGHCVKVKGMGKIDGLYWVNRVVHYFDESGKYHNEFYSSPLDISFPAKKTKRPSLTNLQSGIVTSLDDPEGLGRIKVRIPALGTETLYVRYVSPHAGNNHGWLSRPEIDDEVLVGYENGNADLPIALGSLYSGTDTLPATTDDKNEIKVFLTRGGNEIKLTDKDGEEEISISTKDGKNQIVLNMKTPSVSIKTDGDLSLESTGDMSLKGKNIKIESDAKIDVKSGADLNLDAGANLKSKASANLNVEASAQCVIKGAIINLN; from the coding sequence ATGGCAAAAATTCAAACTCCTTGTGTTTGTACGATCAAGATCGACAACAAGGAATTAAAGCACAACGTGTCATCGGTTCAACTTGATCAGTATGTTGATGATCATCACGAGTTGAAGATTCAGATCAAGCAGGTTGGCAAAGCCGCGAGGGACCAGGATTTTGATGATCCCGGCAATTACACCGGGTTTCTGGGCAAGTCGGTGGCTATGACTATTACTCCGACCGGCGGGCAGGTGGAGCAGTCGCGCGAATTGGAGTTTATCGGGCTGGTCACCGAGGTCAGGCTGGAAAACAGTATTGACGGCCTCAACACGGTTTTGATTGTGGGCAAGAGTCCGACGATAACGATGGATGGCGCGCCGCAGGTGGCATATTTCCAGGATCAATCGGCGAGTGACATGATCGGTTCGATTGTTTCGAACTATCCAATCACGCGCGGGACGGTCGAGTCGACCGGGTCGTCGATCAAGTACAGTGTGCAGTATCGTGAGACGGACTGGAAATATATAGCGAGGCTGGCCGAGGCGGCGGGTCGTTATTCTTACTATGATGGTAAGGAGTATATGCTTCGCAAGGCCACGGGCGGGAAGGTCGAGGATTTGAACTGGCGTGAGACGCTGGGTGCTTTTTCGCTGGGTCTGGGGACGGCGCCAAGCCAGTTTACATCGAAATCGTGGGAATACGGTCAGAAGACCGCTCTCGAGGGTCAGGTTGACAGCGGTGTTCTTCGTTCGGCGCCATCGGACATGGCCAAGGTCTCGATAGATGCCTCGAAGAAGATGTTTTCGAAAGCGGGGTATATTTCTACTGAGAAGTCGACGGATCAGGCCAGTGTTGATTCTACTCTCGGAGGCAACGTGGAGAGCCAGGTTGGCCGGATGGTTGCCTGTACGGGTGAGTCGATCGTCCCGGCGGTGAAGGTTGGGCATTGTGTGAAGGTTAAGGGGATGGGGAAGATTGACGGTTTGTACTGGGTTAACCGGGTGGTACATTATTTTGACGAGAGCGGCAAGTACCATAACGAGTTTTACAGCTCGCCTCTTGATATATCATTCCCCGCAAAGAAGACGAAGCGTCCATCGCTGACCAACCTGCAGAGCGGTATCGTGACGAGTCTTGATGATCCGGAGGGACTGGGCCGGATCAAGGTGCGGATTCCGGCGCTGGGGACGGAGACGCTCTATGTTCGTTACGTATCGCCGCACGCGGGTAATAATCACGGGTGGTTGAGTCGCCCGGAGATTGATGATGAGGTACTGGTGGGGTACGAGAATGGCAACGCCGATCTGCCGATTGCGCTGGGGTCGTTGTATTCGGGTACGGATACGCTTCCGGCGACCACTGACGACAAGAACGAGATAAAGGTGTTTCTCACCCGCGGCGGCAACGAGATCAAGTTGACGGACAAAGATGGCGAGGAGGAGATTTCCATCAGCACCAAGGATGGCAAGAACCAGATCGTGCTGAACATGAAGACGCCATCGGTGAGCATCAAGACCGATGGAGATTTAAGCCTGGAGAGTACCGGGGATATGAGCCTCAAGGGCAAGAACATCAAGATAGAGAGTGACGCGAAGATTGACGTGAAATCCGGTGCGGACCTGAATCTGGATGCCGGCGCCAACCTGAAATCGAAGGCCAGCGCCAACCTGAATGTTGAGGCCAGCGCTCAGTGTGTTATTAAGGGCGCGATTATCAACCTGAATTAG
- a CDS encoding Clp protease N-terminal domain-containing protein has protein sequence MDIASYSSDSRSIIKIAKEVAAEFRHAEIEVEHLLIATLRQESSEVESILAQLEKNPSGIVSLTETYLKEQSSRATARENLTASPATQTVLAQAVDEKGKLYDALVEPEHILIAIFDPRSSLAPYLREKIGIAKEDIYRAIAESKAVEEIASTPSKPGEGKAAPVEGRREVAGTLKYCIDMTNQAAAGEFDPMIGRESELQQVIQILLRRRKNSPVLVGGAGVGKSAIVEGFAQAVIDKAVPKALEGVKVMSLDMGSLVAGAKYKGEFEERFKTLIGEVVKSGGKIILFIDEIHSISGAGGGGGMDAGNLIKPALARGQIRLIGATTEDEYSKHLEKDKALDRRFEKVKVGQPNFDDAVRIAKGVVPKYQEHHKITYTEEAIVGAVRYSQRYLSERNLPDIALDIIDEAASEYHVKKEFSKVKIPLLETQIVELEKLFKQCEGKDPAKHKEDFDKLELAYDEFIRNMDRMSGFWGHRLEAKAGGEK, from the coding sequence ATGGACATTGCCAGTTATTCATCAGATTCAAGATCGATAATCAAGATAGCCAAGGAAGTGGCCGCCGAATTTCGGCACGCCGAGATCGAGGTGGAGCATCTTCTGATAGCTACTTTGCGGCAGGAGAGCTCCGAGGTGGAATCGATTCTGGCGCAGTTGGAGAAGAATCCGAGCGGTATTGTTTCTTTGACGGAGACATACCTGAAGGAGCAGTCCAGCCGGGCCACAGCGCGAGAGAATTTGACGGCCTCGCCGGCCACTCAAACGGTGCTTGCTCAGGCTGTGGATGAGAAGGGGAAGCTTTACGACGCGCTGGTTGAGCCGGAGCATATCTTGATAGCCATTTTCGACCCGAGATCTTCGCTGGCCCCGTATCTTCGCGAGAAAATCGGTATTGCCAAAGAGGATATCTACCGCGCTATAGCCGAGAGCAAGGCGGTGGAAGAGATCGCCTCGACACCATCGAAGCCGGGTGAGGGGAAAGCGGCTCCCGTTGAGGGGAGGAGGGAGGTTGCCGGGACGCTGAAATATTGTATCGATATGACGAATCAGGCGGCGGCCGGTGAATTTGACCCGATGATAGGCCGTGAGTCCGAACTTCAGCAGGTTATCCAGATATTGCTTCGCCGTCGCAAAAACAGCCCGGTGCTTGTCGGGGGGGCGGGTGTTGGCAAGTCGGCGATAGTAGAGGGGTTTGCCCAGGCAGTGATAGACAAGGCTGTTCCGAAGGCTCTCGAGGGTGTTAAGGTAATGTCGCTGGATATGGGTTCGCTGGTTGCCGGCGCAAAATACAAAGGGGAGTTCGAGGAACGTTTTAAGACACTGATTGGAGAAGTTGTCAAGTCCGGCGGGAAGATAATCCTGTTTATCGATGAGATTCACTCTATATCGGGAGCCGGCGGCGGCGGAGGGATGGATGCCGGGAATCTGATAAAACCGGCTCTGGCCAGAGGGCAGATTCGCCTGATAGGGGCCACGACGGAGGACGAGTACAGCAAGCACCTGGAGAAAGACAAGGCTCTCGACAGGCGTTTTGAGAAGGTGAAGGTCGGGCAGCCGAATTTTGATGATGCGGTCAGGATCGCTAAAGGGGTAGTTCCGAAATACCAAGAACACCACAAGATTACCTATACCGAAGAGGCGATTGTCGGGGCGGTGAGGTATTCGCAGAGGTATCTGAGCGAGAGGAATCTTCCGGATATCGCTCTGGATATTATCGATGAGGCGGCCTCGGAGTATCATGTCAAGAAAGAGTTCTCCAAGGTCAAGATTCCGCTTTTGGAGACTCAGATAGTGGAGCTCGAGAAGCTTTTCAAGCAGTGTGAGGGTAAGGACCCGGCGAAGCACAAGGAGGATTTCGATAAGCTCGAGTTGGCATATGACGAGTTTATCCGGAATATGGATCGCATGAGTGGTTTCTGGGGGCATCGCCTCGAGGCGAAGGCGGGAGGTGAAAAATGA
- the tssD gene encoding type VI secretion system tube protein TssD, whose amino-acid sequence MARRPILEIDGVKYKNVYEVSYEIYTAKDETGRPSDRAHAGTIKVTRESDENDAIAAWAMDSSQPNWKAGSVSFKKPDDSEMKVLSWEEGFITKYEERIPHLKNKPDDQVFEYFEISCHKLTIGGASLDNRWEE is encoded by the coding sequence ATGGCACGCAGACCAATCTTAGAGATTGACGGTGTAAAGTACAAGAATGTGTACGAGGTTTCTTATGAGATCTACACCGCCAAGGACGAGACCGGGCGCCCTTCGGATCGCGCCCATGCGGGGACGATCAAGGTTACCCGTGAGTCAGACGAGAACGATGCTATCGCTGCCTGGGCGATGGATTCCAGCCAACCGAACTGGAAAGCCGGTTCGGTATCGTTTAAGAAGCCGGATGATTCGGAGATGAAGGTGCTTAGCTGGGAAGAGGGCTTCATCACGAAGTACGAGGAGCGCATTCCGCACCTTAAGAACAAGCCGGATGACCAGGTTTTCGAGTATTTTGAGATTTCCTGCCACAAGTTGACGATAGGCGGGGCTTCGCTCGACAATCGCTGGGAAGAATAG